The proteins below come from a single Gordonia sp. X0973 genomic window:
- a CDS encoding permease, which produces MILVLLLAVALLVALPFNARLNADQKVATAGTVFAGVFLQAVPFLVLGTLVSGAIATWVTPSMVARVLPRNTAAAIGVGGVAGALLPGCECASVPISARMMDRGVPQAAALAFLLSAPAINPVVLISTAVAFPGEPRMVLARFTASLLTALVMGGLWARFGDPSIIVRRAIAHDEVHGSPRGWSGFAEAMRHDFLESAGYLAMGALAVALMHVLVPAWMFERLSGQILLGILLMAALAVILAVCSEADAFVAASLSMLPLVPRLVFLVVGPVVDLKLIAMQTGAFGARFATRFSTATLAVAVVVATATGALILGWR; this is translated from the coding sequence GTGATCCTCGTGCTCCTCCTCGCCGTGGCCCTGCTCGTCGCACTGCCCTTCAACGCCCGTCTCAACGCCGATCAGAAGGTGGCGACTGCCGGCACGGTATTCGCCGGCGTCTTTTTGCAGGCGGTCCCCTTCCTCGTGCTGGGCACGCTGGTCAGCGGCGCGATAGCGACCTGGGTGACCCCGTCGATGGTGGCGCGCGTGCTGCCCCGCAACACCGCCGCGGCGATCGGGGTCGGCGGCGTCGCGGGTGCCCTGCTGCCCGGCTGCGAATGCGCGTCGGTCCCGATCTCGGCGCGGATGATGGATCGCGGGGTACCCCAGGCCGCCGCCTTGGCCTTCCTGCTCTCGGCACCCGCCATCAACCCCGTCGTGCTGATCTCCACCGCGGTCGCCTTCCCCGGTGAGCCGCGGATGGTGCTGGCCCGCTTCACCGCCTCGCTGCTGACCGCGCTGGTGATGGGCGGTCTGTGGGCACGATTCGGCGACCCGTCGATCATCGTCCGCCGGGCGATCGCCCACGACGAGGTACACGGCTCCCCGCGCGGTTGGTCCGGCTTCGCCGAGGCGATGCGCCACGACTTCCTGGAGTCGGCCGGCTATCTCGCGATGGGCGCACTCGCCGTCGCCCTGATGCACGTGTTGGTCCCGGCGTGGATGTTCGAGCGACTCTCCGGGCAGATCCTCCTGGGGATCCTGCTGATGGCGGCGCTGGCCGTGATCCTCGCCGTGTGCTCGGAGGCCGACGCCTTCGTCGCCGCCAGCCTCTCGATGCTGCCGCTGGTGCCGCGGCTGGTGTTCCTGGTCGTCGGGCCCGTCGTCGACCTCAAACTCATCGCCATGCAGACCGGTGCCTTCGGTGCCCGGTTCGCCACCCGCTTCTC